The following are encoded together in the Pan troglodytes isolate AG18354 chromosome 6, NHGRI_mPanTro3-v2.0_pri, whole genome shotgun sequence genome:
- the TEX47 gene encoding testis-expressed protein 47, whose protein sequence is MSFSVHNQKGSKRPLPLEPLLFLQVPRSNYLHFQEEKQRLHLKKFLLHRMFLVAKIQANVERKDVADYYEQMFQSVLKHHLGEAVTGLLLIYPTSILHILESSSDTLYQVLLDYIGHDKDETVFFIQQMKIIVISHNIPMRLFMQWHVSVIKVPVMYLDDVTQSQSLKEVITDFLTQTHKLSLYLCKTMKVGTKGPGDNLHQVAPDLLLPEQIIKYLCKSEEFMDPATFINMYDRPIHITLDSEVVWPAPSRF, encoded by the coding sequence ATGTCCTTTTCGGTCCATAACCAGAAGGGCAGCAAAAGGCCTTTGCCACTGGAacctcttctttttctccaaGTCCCACGTAGCAATTACCTGCACTTTCAAGAAGAGAAACAACGACTACACCTAAAGAAATTCCTTCTTCATAGGATGTTTCTAGTGGCCAAGATACAAGcaaatgtagaaagaaaagaTGTTGCTGACTACTATGAACAAATGTTTCAGTCAGTTTTGAAACATCACCTAGGAGAAGCAGTGACAGGATTGCTGCTCATCTATCCCACTTCCATTCTGCATATCCTCGAGTCCTCCAGCGACACTCTCTACCAAGTTCTTTTAGATTATATTGGCCATGACAAAGAtgaaacagtattttttattcaacaaatgaaaattatagtCATTTCTCATAACATTCCAATGAGGCTTTTTATGCAATGGCATGTTTCAGTGATAAAAGTTCCAGTTATGTATCTCGACGATGTGACACAGTCACAGTCCCTAAAAGAGGTCATCACAGATTTTCTCACACAAACTCATAAACTGTCACTCTACCTTTGCAAGACTATGAAAGTAGGCACTAAAGGACCAGGCGATAACTTACACCAAGTTGCACCTGACCTACTCCTCCCAGAACAAATCATAAAGTACTTGTGCAAATCTGAAGAATTCATGGACCCGGCaacatttataaacatgtatGATAGACCCATACACATCACTCTGGATTCTGAGGTGGTATGGCCTGCTCCTTCACGTTTCTAG